The DNA window GAGTAGTATATGCAATATCTGATTCGATATTATCAACCCCCTGGCCCCCAATCTTGGGGGATTTTTAAGTTTGGGGGACACCCCCAATTCCCCCGGTCCTTCCGCGGAAGGACACCTCTTTTAAGTTCGTTTCTAAGTCATACATTTATTCTAACCGGAGTGAGCGGCTTCTATCAGGGAAAGTCGTCGAGTTCCTTGTCTGGGGGCTCGCTGTGAGGCTGATTCTAGTTCGGCACGGTGAAACGGAATGGAACCGGCAGAATCGCATCGTAGGGCATACCGAGATCGCGTTGAACGATATGGGTCGCAAGCAGGCCGCGCTGCTGGCTCAGGCGCTGAGTAACGAAAAGCCGTCGGCGATATACGCCAGCCCGTTGCAGCGCACGCGCGAGACGGCCGCCGAGATATCGCGGGTGCTGGGCGTTCAGGTGAAATTCGATGACGCTTTGAAGGAGATCGCCGCGGGCGATATCGACGGGTTGACGTTCGAGGAGGTCGCCGAGAACCACGGCGATTTCTTCCAACAGTGGATGAGGGGCGATCCATCTCTACGGCTGCCCGGCGGTGAGTCGTTCACGGACCTGAGGAACAGGACATGGCCCCTGCTACAGCGCATCGTCGCGGAGCACACCGACGGAGATGTAATCATCGTCAGCCATACCCTTGCCATCATGAGCATCATCGCCGCCGCTCTGGGCATGACCGCCGCCAATTTCAGGCGCATCAGGCTTAATGTCGCGTCGATAAGCATACTTGAGTTCAAAGACGGCAAAGCCTCGCTGCTGCTGTTTAACGATACCTGTCACTGGAAAGACCTGGGTAAAGCCGAAGGCAGGGTGATGTAGATGGGCGATCTGGAAGATCGGGTGCTGGATTTCATCTGGCGTGAAGGCCTTATACCGTCTGGCGGCGATTCTCCCGCGGTCGCGGGGGATAAGAGCGTCGTGGTGGTTGCCGTGTCGGGAGGGCCGGATTCCGTATGTCTTTTGCATGTGCTGCATCAGTTGAAATCATCGCTTGGGATTAAGCTTCATATCGCTCATCTGAACCACATGCTTAGGGGCGCGGCTTCAGAAGGGGACTCTTCTTACGTTAGACAACTGGGCCGTTCTTTCAGGATACCTGTTACTGTCGAATCATCTGATGTCGATGCGTATCGCAGGGAGCACAAGCTTTCTCTGGAGGAGGCTGCGCGCGAGGTGCGCTACGGGTTCCTGGCCCGTGTCGCCGAATCGGTCGGAGCGGACTGCGTAGCGCTCGGGCATACCGAGGATGACCAGGTGGAGACCGTGCTGATGCACCTGGTGCGGGGCGCCGGCATCGCGGGGCTGCGGGGTATGTCGCCGGTTGTAGATATGAATACACGCGGCGGGGGAAAACTGCGGGTGATCAGGCCGCTCATCGAAGTGTCGAAGAAAGAGACGGAGCATTACTGTTCTGCTCATGGTCTCAATCCTCGCATTGACGCTACGAATGAATCGCTCGATTACGCCAGGAATCGTTTTCGTCATGAAATTATCCCGATCTTGAGGAAGTCGAACAGCGATATCGGTGCTGCCGTCAGGCGTGTTACGGAGACCGCCGCCGATATAATGTCGTTCCTTGATATCGAGTTGGATAAAGTCTGGAGCGATGCCGTATGCGTCAACCCTGTCGGCATTGAGATAAACAAAGCGGCGGTAATCGAGCTTCACACCGCGTTGCTGCGTCACCTGCTGCGGCGGGTCGTGCGCGAGGCGCTGGGCGATATAGTAGATATCGAGGCGGTTCATATCGAGAAAATGATGGAAGCCTTGAGCAAGCCTGCGGGGAAAAAGATATCGCTGCCCCGCGGCCTGAAGTTCTAT is part of the Dehalococcoidia bacterium genome and encodes:
- a CDS encoding histidine phosphatase family protein codes for the protein MRLILVRHGETEWNRQNRIVGHTEIALNDMGRKQAALLAQALSNEKPSAIYASPLQRTRETAAEISRVLGVQVKFDDALKEIAAGDIDGLTFEEVAENHGDFFQQWMRGDPSLRLPGGESFTDLRNRTWPLLQRIVAEHTDGDVIIVSHTLAIMSIIAAALGMTAANFRRIRLNVASISILEFKDGKASLLLFNDTCHWKDLGKAEGRVM
- the tilS gene encoding tRNA lysidine(34) synthetase TilS, which produces MGDLEDRVLDFIWREGLIPSGGDSPAVAGDKSVVVVAVSGGPDSVCLLHVLHQLKSSLGIKLHIAHLNHMLRGAASEGDSSYVRQLGRSFRIPVTVESSDVDAYRREHKLSLEEAAREVRYGFLARVAESVGADCVALGHTEDDQVETVLMHLVRGAGIAGLRGMSPVVDMNTRGGGKLRVIRPLIEVSKKETEHYCSAHGLNPRIDATNESLDYARNRFRHEIIPILRKSNSDIGAAVRRVTETAADIMSFLDIELDKVWSDAVCVNPVGIEINKAAVIELHTALLRHLLRRVVREALGDIVDIEAVHIEKMMEALSKPAGKKISLPRGLKFYVGYDTCLLHKDAVDVCPLSEIKGTRRLKVPGVTLLPGWRVRADIVGHGERASGFTACIDMDAVGKQLTVRCRRPGDRFRPLGMSNAKKLQDFMVDARIPSIWRDRVPLVCSLDGIVWVVGWRIADSVKITDSTKHLLRISFEQRD